One part of the Streptomyces ferrugineus genome encodes these proteins:
- a CDS encoding MBL fold metallo-hydrolase has translation MRADVQQVADGTCLVHGSNTNWVILTEGDAITLIDTGYPGDRPRLLASLAEVGGAPEAVRAVLITHAHTDHLGNAEYLRDTYGTPIFLHEAEVPHARREFLHQVDVGTVLRNGWRPGVLPWAIHAIRSGGTAHVPVTSPEAFPSPGPLDLPGRPVPVHTPGHTDGHCAYHLPDAGAVIAGDSLVSGHPTSRIKGPQLLPDMFHRERARAVASLAVLEDLKGEVLLPGHGPLHRGSVREAALQARERAL, from the coding sequence ATGCGGGCAGATGTGCAGCAAGTCGCGGACGGCACCTGTCTGGTGCACGGCAGCAACACCAACTGGGTGATCCTGACCGAGGGGGACGCGATCACGCTGATCGACACCGGCTACCCCGGGGACCGGCCGCGGCTCCTCGCCTCGCTCGCGGAGGTGGGCGGTGCGCCGGAGGCGGTGCGGGCCGTACTGATCACGCACGCGCACACCGACCACCTGGGCAACGCCGAGTACCTGCGCGACACGTACGGCACGCCGATATTCCTGCACGAGGCCGAAGTGCCGCACGCCCGCCGCGAGTTCCTGCACCAGGTCGATGTCGGGACGGTCCTGCGCAACGGCTGGCGGCCCGGTGTCCTGCCCTGGGCGATCCACGCGATCCGCTCCGGCGGCACCGCGCACGTCCCGGTCACCTCCCCCGAGGCGTTCCCGTCGCCGGGGCCGCTGGACCTGCCCGGCCGCCCCGTACCGGTGCACACGCCCGGTCACACCGACGGCCACTGCGCCTACCATCTGCCGGACGCCGGTGCGGTGATCGCGGGCGACTCCCTGGTCAGCGGGCACCCCACCTCGCGGATCAAGGGGCCGCAGCTGCTGCCGGACATGTTCCACCGCGAGCGGGCGCGGGCCGTGGCCTCGCTGGCCGTGCTCGAAGACCTCAAGGGCGAGGTGCTACTGCCCGGGCACGGTCCGCTGCACCGGGGCTCGGTGCGCGAAGCCGCTCTTCAGGCCCGGGAGCGCGCCCTTTAG